The following are from one region of the Harpia harpyja isolate bHarHar1 chromosome 4, bHarHar1 primary haplotype, whole genome shotgun sequence genome:
- the TMEM17 gene encoding transmembrane protein 17 isoform X2: protein MSLPEPLRRQLGSFSRTVFTDSHRTGPQYLGDRADNEIVSSLPLQMSLYFNVYFFPFWWLSTVVMLHLKYPVLSDYYKFILVTIMILASLIEVIRLYLGYMGNLQEKVPELAGFWLLSLLLQLPIILFLLFNEGLKIQPLERAVHIVFAFFLTFQVIAAFVTLKRMVNKLAIRFRLNEFDQLEEHPMPDFYSLGKEERAVSMAGRGPSAGWRSHLRA from the exons ATGTCGCTGCCCGAGCCCCTGAGGAGGCAGCTGGGCTCCTTCAGCCGCACCGTCTTCACCGACAGCCATCGCACCGGCCCGCAATACCTGGGCGACCGCGCAG ATAATGAAATAGTTTCCAGTTTACCACTGCAGATGTCCCTCtatttcaatgtttattttttcccattttggtgGCTCAGCACAGTTGTCATGCTCCATCTGAAG TATCCGGTCTTGTCAGATTACTACAAGTTCATCCTGGTCACAATCATGATCCTAGCCTCTCTAATAGAGGTCATTCGACTCTACCTGGGATACATGGGCAATCTGCAGGAGAAG GTCCCTGAGCTGGCTGGATTTTGGCTTCTGAGTCTCCTCTTGCAGTTGCCTATAATTCTCTTCTTACTATTCAATGAAGGTCTGAAAATTCAGCCACTGGAGCGAGCAGTCCATATCGTCTTTGCCTTCTTCCTCACCTTCCAAGTCATTGCAGCCTTTGTCACCTTGAAAAGAATGGTGAACAAACTGGCAATTCGCTTCCGCCTTAATGAATTTGACCAGCTGGAGGAACATCCTATGCCTGATTTTTACAGCCTGGGTAAAGAAGAGAGagcagtttccatggctggtaggGGCCCCAGTGCTGGCTGGAGATCACACCTGAGGGCCTGA
- the TMEM17 gene encoding transmembrane protein 17 isoform X1, translating to MLSGVKPQQLRYDPALPALPMPRCCRPEMGLKYETGNCLDLKADNEIVSSLPLQMSLYFNVYFFPFWWLSTVVMLHLKYPVLSDYYKFILVTIMILASLIEVIRLYLGYMGNLQEKVPELAGFWLLSLLLQLPIILFLLFNEGLKIQPLERAVHIVFAFFLTFQVIAAFVTLKRMVNKLAIRFRLNEFDQLEEHPMPDFYSLGKEERAVSMAGRGPSAGWRSHLRA from the exons ATGCTGTCTGGGGTAAAACCACAGCAGCTGCGCTACGACCCTGCGCTTCCCGCGCTTCCCATGCCGCGGTGTTGCAGGCCTGAGATGGGCTTAAAATATGAAACGGGGAACTGTCTTGATTTAAAAGCAG ATAATGAAATAGTTTCCAGTTTACCACTGCAGATGTCCCTCtatttcaatgtttattttttcccattttggtgGCTCAGCACAGTTGTCATGCTCCATCTGAAG TATCCGGTCTTGTCAGATTACTACAAGTTCATCCTGGTCACAATCATGATCCTAGCCTCTCTAATAGAGGTCATTCGACTCTACCTGGGATACATGGGCAATCTGCAGGAGAAG GTCCCTGAGCTGGCTGGATTTTGGCTTCTGAGTCTCCTCTTGCAGTTGCCTATAATTCTCTTCTTACTATTCAATGAAGGTCTGAAAATTCAGCCACTGGAGCGAGCAGTCCATATCGTCTTTGCCTTCTTCCTCACCTTCCAAGTCATTGCAGCCTTTGTCACCTTGAAAAGAATGGTGAACAAACTGGCAATTCGCTTCCGCCTTAATGAATTTGACCAGCTGGAGGAACATCCTATGCCTGATTTTTACAGCCTGGGTAAAGAAGAGAGagcagtttccatggctggtaggGGCCCCAGTGCTGGCTGGAGATCACACCTGAGGGCCTGA